One window from the genome of Eucalyptus grandis isolate ANBG69807.140 chromosome 7, ASM1654582v1, whole genome shotgun sequence encodes:
- the LOC104453087 gene encoding LOW QUALITY PROTEIN: transcription factor RSL2 (The sequence of the model RefSeq protein was modified relative to this genomic sequence to represent the inferred CDS: deleted 2 bases in 1 codon) — protein MEPLGTVSEGEWSSLSGVYTTEEADFMAQLLNDWPLHANAKGGSKVSAQHGHWPSHESSIDLPGVEGSSFCSTDVANNSSLQFFPQAISCNCGSSSIVFPPSGHENYYLSHPNEILANSTELMNPGSFSLGWSNGLNQEMSDCNVEERRRSSGGWFSQNQHSAERRIRNFEREVAEEENNRDTIANARKRSRTTSNVQKVKRNVKSKKSVNLDLPGQDEEDGDAQGNNQSSSTCCSEEESSTSQEQNVAAANASSKEPAAVNLSSKTRASRGSATDPQSLYARKRRERINERLRTLQTLIPNGTKVDISTMLEEAVQYVKFLQLQIKLLSSDDLWMYAPIAYNGMDIGLDLKLNISR, from the exons ATGGAGCCTCTAGGGACTGTTTCTGAGGGAGAATGGAGCTCTTTGAGCGGGGTTTACACCACCGAGGAGGCCGATTTCATGGCCCAATTGCTTAACGATTGGCCTCTCCATGCCAATGCCAAGGGCGGGTCTAAGGTCAGTGCACAGCACGGGCATTGGCCGAGTCATGAGTCGAGCATTGATCTGCCGGGGGTTGAGGGGAGCTCATTTTGTTCCACTGATGTTGCTAATAATTCCAGTTTGCAATTTTTCCCGCAAGCGATTAGCTGTAACTGCGGCAGCTCTAGCATAGTTTTCCCTCCTTCAGGTCACGAGAACTACTATTTGAGTCATCCTAATGAAATTCTGGCGAATAGTACCGAACTGATGAATCCCGGATCGTTTAGCTTAGGATGGAGTAATGGGTTAAACCAAGAAATGAGTGATTGCAATGTAGAAGAG AGGAGGAGGAGCTCCGGCGGATGGTTCTCTCAAAATCAGCATTCAGCCGAAAGGAGAATCAGAAATTTCGAACGAGAGGTGGCTGAAGAAGAGAACAATCGTGACACCATCGCAAATGCGAGGAAAAGATCTCGGACGACCAGCAAT GTTCAAAAGGTGAAGAGGAATGTCAAGTCAAAGAAGAGCGTGAATCTTGATCTTCCAGGCCAGGATGAAGAAGACGGCGATGCTCAAGGCAACAATCAGAGCTCAAGCACCTGCTGCTCGGAGGAGGAATCCAGTACTTCTCAAGAGCAGAATGTAGCGGCTGCGAATGCAAGCTCGAAGGAGCCGGCTGCAGTCAACCTCAGCAGCAAAACCCGAGCCAGCCGAGGTTCAGCCACCGATCCTCAGAGCCTTTACGCTAGA AAACGAAGAGAGAGGATTAACGAACGTTTGAGGACTCTGCAGACACTCATCCCGAATGGAACCAAG GTTGACATCAGCACGATGCTTGAGGAAGCTGTTCAATATGTCAAGTTTTTGCAGCTCCAAATCAAG CTCTTGAGCTCGGACGATCTGTGGATGTACGCGCCGATCGCTTACAACGGAATGGACATCGGACTCGACCTGAAGCTCAACATCTCGAGGTGA